The following proteins come from a genomic window of Timaviella obliquedivisa GSE-PSE-MK23-08B:
- a CDS encoding ABC transporter ATP-binding protein: protein MIQLENIAKIYGSGETEVRALAKVNLIVEPGEYCSIMGASGSGKSTVMNVIGCLDRPTSGSYYLDGVDVAQLPDTDLAHIRNRKIGFVFQQFHLLPQLSALENVMLPMVYAGVSTAERKERSVEALTRVGLANRLNNKPNQLSGGQQQRVAIARAIVNRPVLILADEPTGALDSQTTQEVLNIFTELNASGITVVMVTHEADVARQTKRIVWFRDGQVIHANLAPDEMNQMMVA, encoded by the coding sequence ATTATTCAGCTAGAAAACATCGCTAAAATCTACGGCTCTGGGGAGACAGAAGTGCGGGCGCTGGCTAAGGTTAACTTGATTGTGGAGCCAGGAGAGTATTGCTCCATTATGGGAGCTTCTGGCTCAGGTAAATCTACGGTCATGAATGTGATCGGTTGTCTCGATCGCCCGACATCCGGCAGCTATTACTTGGATGGCGTAGACGTAGCGCAACTTCCTGACACTGACCTGGCTCATATCCGCAATCGCAAAATTGGTTTCGTGTTCCAGCAGTTCCACTTATTGCCTCAACTCAGCGCCTTGGAAAACGTCATGCTGCCCATGGTTTATGCAGGCGTTTCGACTGCGGAGCGCAAGGAGCGATCGGTGGAGGCGTTAACGCGAGTAGGATTGGCAAATCGGTTAAATAATAAACCCAATCAGCTTTCGGGAGGACAGCAGCAACGGGTGGCGATCGCCCGTGCCATTGTCAACCGTCCGGTCTTAATTTTGGCAGATGAACCCACAGGAGCCTTGGACTCTCAGACCACTCAGGAAGTGTTGAATATTTTTACCGAGCTTAACGCCAGCGGTATTACGGTCGTGATGGTGACGCACGAAGCCGACGTTGCCCGCCAAACGAAGCGGATTGTTTGGTTCCGCGATGGGCAAGTAATTCATGCCAATCTGGCTCCTGATGAGATGAATCAGATGATGGTAGCTTAG